From Alligator mississippiensis isolate rAllMis1 chromosome 1, rAllMis1, whole genome shotgun sequence:
GTTTCGTCCCGGCCTGCCCCGCGTGGCGCATATAAAAGGCGCGTTCCCATAATCCTCTCTTCCTCTTAGTCGCTGCCGCCGCCCAGGCCGAATCTACCGCCATCATGAAGTGAGCTCTGCTTTACACCCCCCCCCGGTCGGTTCCGCCACCCAAGCGCCCCCGCTAACCTACTGCGTTTGTCTCCTCGCAGGGTCGAGCTGTGCAGCTTCAGCGGCTACAAGATCTACCCAGGCCACGGCCGCCGCTACGCCCGCACGGACGGCAAGGTGCGCGAGGGTTGGGGAGTGCGGCCCGAGaggacctgggggaggggaggctgcaggggacgGTGGCTGTGATGTAGAGACCTAGCACAGCCCCGAGGTATGCACAAGCCCAGGGACGCTGGCAGGCTTTAACCCTACACAGGGGCAGCAAAgatggtggcagatgacggaacaaggaccgctggtctcaagttgcagggagggaggtttaggttagatgttaggaaggaCTTTCTTAtaaagagggtagtaaaacactggggcAGGTTAtgcagaggtggtgaaatctccattcttggaggtgtttaagaccaaagtagacaaagctttggctgggatgatctagttggggatggtcctgctttgagcaggggttggacctcctgaggtccctttcaacccttactttctatgattctaaggagGACTCAGCAACTTGACAAACATATAAACTGTGATGGTTTGAATGGAGTAAACCTATTGTAAAATAGGTATATTTGTGTGCATGTCTCCAGGTTTTCCAGTTCCTGAATGCAAAATGCGAGTCTGCATTTCTCTCCAAGAGAAACCCCCGCCAGATCAACTGGACTGTTCTGTATCGACGCAAACACAAGAAAGGACAGTCTGTAagtatatttaatatattatgAATAACGATGCTTTAATGTTGAAGAGAGGCATGTGAATCATCCCATTTGCCACAGGTGTGCAAACAAGTGACAACTCCTGGATTGTGAAGTGGGCTGTAGCATTTAAGTGATACAGACCTTCACTTTTACCAATACAAAATTCATATCCTTGTGATTCTGGCCGTACATAGTTCCTGTTTGTTGGCTTTTGGTTCTGTCAAATACTAACACTTTGACATTAAGGCTGGGCAGTGTGATGCCACTTAATTCTTATTCGGAAGGATTACTGCAATGAAGGGAAGAGTTCTATATTCCTCTCTAGTTGGTAGGTGATTAGTTGAGTGTACATTCTTTGTTACACTTGTAGCAAGTGTAGCTTGTATCTGTTTTAAAGCTTGGACTGTGATTTTTAGGTCCAACTTAATTATGAAGTGATTGCTGGGTATAAAAATCCTGAATCTCTGCTACAGCATCAAATTTCAAGTATGTTTCCAGTAGTTTTTATGGTTCCCATCATGCTATGATAGCTGTCATGGCATCTGGCAAAGTTGATTGTCACCTACAAAAACTTATGGCTCTGAAAGAATTTTTATATGTGTTTTGGGGCACTTTAAGCGTACCACACTAACTAAAAGTGCCCGCGTATTGTGTGCATcttgtgtccccacactgaaaaattgGTGGCAAggccctttgaaataaaacacattcaatgagctttagttcaaagtgccctgccaccatcttTCATTGCTGGGACACACAGgtcactgatgcatgtgatgctgaaggctgctggagtgcgttCATTTCCATGCTTCAGCGGACTcgaaatcaagtctgctctgatgtgctgaatTTCTGGCATGTCAGAGCGGGCTCCCCATGTCTGTAggagctgccctgccttctgtctcacCTCATAGCTAACTGCCTCTTTCCATTGTGTAGTAAGGAATTTTTAAAGGTGTTACTTAAACTTTAGCTGACAAGGTTTTTGATGCTTGTTTTGATTGGAACAGGGAAACACATATGTGATTAGGTTATCTATGCCAGCTTGTTTGATAAAGCCCCAAAAGTCTCTTTGGTGTTATAGttaagatttatttatttatttatttatttttaagaaaaagtgAATAGGCTATGTGGAGAACTGCAACAGTTTTCGCTCTCTCCCATCATAGTAGTTTCTGAACATGTTCTGTTTTAGTCTTCTTGGGATCTCATGGAGTTCATTATACTTTTTGGATTATAGAAAGTTAAATTTGAAAATGTGGTTTCTGGAAGCAGGGTTAAATAGGTGGGCCTGGAGAGGGGAGCTGAAGTATGTGCCATTTTGAGTAATCAAAGAGGAAGGTTTGCTAGCATTTTCTGAAGATGGTCAAACTTGACTTCTCATGATTGGAAACTTCATTGCACAGCATCCTTTTGAACAAAATGACTTATACAAATAGATTTCCTGTTTTTAGGTACTCATAAGGAATGCTCTTACATTCTCATTGCACTTAACTCATTTCTCTTATCTTTATTCTTTGTCTTCATAGACGATAAATAATGCATTGATGATTTTGGTATATGTAGTGTGGAGATGATTGCCATTATGGTCAGCATCTGCCAAAACAGATTCTTACTCTGTTAAGGATTTTGGAGAAAATGGGGACTCTTCAACACTGAAGACAAATGCAAATAATGCAGTGCTCTTTGTTCAGCTTCTTGTGGCACTAATTATCCAATTCACACCTCTCCCATTTTAGGAAGAGATACAAAAAAAGCGGACACGCCGTGCTGTCAAGTTCCAGAGGGCTATCACTGGTGCATCTTTGGCTGAGATAATGGCCAAGAGAAATCAGAAGCCTGAAGTACGAAAAGCGCAGCGGGAACAAGCCATTAGGTGAGCAGCTGAAGGCAACTGTAGCGATCTCAAGTATTTCCAGTGTAGCAAATATTCTGGTTTCCATTACAGATTTCTAAATTGTGCTTGAGGTCACAGTTTGCAACCTGGCTTGTTAGTGGGAGGGTAGAGTTGGAAAGGAAGACAAAATACTTAAGGTAGTGCTAGCTTGAGGGTTAAAATGATGAAGCAGATAAGACTGTTAACACAAAGTCatgggagctttaaaaaaaaatagctgtccAGTTTTTGGGGATGCTGCTTTAGTATAGATAGAAATTGCCTTTACTGCTATTTGgtcaaaaaatatattaaaaaaatgactGGTTATAATTTAGGATGGGGGAAATGCCACTTGTATTGTTTGGAGTACTACAAGCTGTTGTATTTTTTAAGATTCTGAGTGAGCTTTCTCAAGATGCCTTATGCAGCTATAGGCCAGAAGTCAAATGCATCATAATTTTAGGTTTACCTACCTTCAAAGCAGTTCTTGTTTCTTTAGTATCGTTGTAGATAGAGTCCACTTCGTTTTGAGATGGAAGGAAAACATTAGGTGGAAGAAGCAAATAGTTATTGtaactcattttgttttttttaaaaacagggcTGCCAAGGAAGCCAAGAAGGCTAAGCAGGCAACCAAGAAAACTGCAACCTCTACTacaaaggtgatatcttttaggcCAAAAGGGTAgaaatttataaaatgtaaaactgGTAACTTGAAACATGCCCATAAGAAATACTGTTGTGTGGAACACCTGACTGAGAGCTTGTGCATTGCGTGCTGCTTTTGCTGAAACATGGGCTTCGGCAGTCTACGATATGGGAGAGATGCTTTTAAATCTTCACTTTTAGAGACTGCAACAATACTAAATTATTGCATTTCCTGATAGCATGACTATCATATTGATGGTTGCCTGTTCTTTAAGCTGGTTAGCACTGCAGGGCTCTTCCTGTAAACCTCCTCAGCCTGCTTTGCTGAGATTTGTCACTATGCATACGATACCACTATCTGAGTACACTTGCCTCACTTCTAATGAGGACACTCTATGTCCTCAAGGAAGAATTAAAATGGAAACACTACAAGAGATTTTACCAGCTAATTTTACCATTTGTTTTCAATCTCTCTTAACAGGCACCAACGAAGGCAGCACCTAAGCAGAAGATTGTGAAGCCAGTGAAAGTTTCTGCTCCCCGTGTTGGTGGAAAGCGCTAATTTTGGCAAACAAATAGTTGGCTGTGTTTAAATAAACATCTGACTTTCATAACTTGTGCAGTGTTCTGTTCACTATGTGGAATGCTGAAAAAGTTGAATACAACAAGAACTTAACTTGAGGAGAAACAAGCCACTTGCCACTGCTAGAAAACTCTGTACAAAGCAGATTCTCTAAAGTTTTGAAATAAAGacactgcagaacaaaggatagcctAAGGGTTACAGCAGTTTCTCCAAGGAGTAAACTGAGGCACTAAAACTACAGCACAAAGTATAAATGCTTCTCAATGGGAGAGTTCAGAGTCTGATTCCTGTATGTAGTAGCAGTAAGGAAAATTATGGTCTGCTggcattttatctggcctgcagccagtccctcagccctgcccagcccagctacTGCTTgtgtgcagcagggcttggggcagcAAGGTGGCCAGActgtttccctgcagccctggcagtgtcagctcccagctgctgccactactgtcaccactgccaccagactTGGCCCTGGTGCCTGGGCACCACAGCctgtctgccccacacactgccacaGGTGCTGGATGGGCAGATGAGATGGAGTACACAGCAGGAGTTGTAtgggcagttggggccaggatcttggtcTGAGGCAGTGTCACAGCCTGCTGCCTGCTCATACCTGCAATAGGTGCTGGTTCTGTGGGCTAGGACATGTCAGAGGTAGACTGCAGCTCTACCATGCACTTGGACTAAGGTGAGACCCAAGATCTTGGCCCCACCCATCCTGCAGTGTACCCTCCCTGCAGGGGTCCTGGGTTGGTCTCCCTGGAGACCCTGGGGTAGGACCAGGATTGCCAGGTAGGACCAGGAttggccagccccagggcagtgCCACTTGGAGAGCTTTGGTAAGCggtgaggggaggaagaaggcatGCTGACCTGGTTTGCAGGAGCTCACCAAAATCCACCAGCCCAAGTAATTGCCTACCGCTTATAGCTGCAGTAAGATGTACCATGCAGCTATAAAGAAAGATCAAAAGGCATATTTATACTAAGGCAGTAATTGAGGTTGCCACTGAAGCAAAAATTTCATCCAGTTTGTGCTTAAAGTCCTGAATATTCAT
This genomic window contains:
- the RPL24 gene encoding large ribosomal subunit protein eL24, whose product is MKVELCSFSGYKIYPGHGRRYARTDGKVFQFLNAKCESAFLSKRNPRQINWTVLYRRKHKKGQSEEIQKKRTRRAVKFQRAITGASLAEIMAKRNQKPEVRKAQREQAIRAAKEAKKAKQATKKTATSTTKAPTKAAPKQKIVKPVKVSAPRVGGKR